In a genomic window of Phacochoerus africanus isolate WHEZ1 chromosome 6, ROS_Pafr_v1, whole genome shotgun sequence:
- the LOC125130025 gene encoding oxygen-regulated protein 1-like, with protein sequence MMSTHAPSSPRSQIYSVSSDKMQSNDCYSDHFFPSENYLALEKNDSQNLLIHPSEDDVEKSIIFNQDGTMTVEMKVRFKIKEEETIKWTTTVCRAGLSNNDEKSAISSFPGRTDDRSSGLKLTACSLSADVSPLEKDNNQESSLAEEINPQMTDQESEACSTASWENALMNTNTIQGTQDQAKHHFYRPPTPGPRRVRQKKSVIGSVTLVSETEVQEKMIGQFSYSEERKDGENKSQYHMFTHACSKMSSVSNRPVLVQVDNNEPVESSLERKKESRLLKSSAISAGVVEITSQKMLEMSHNNGLPQITSENSIVEEDIVDSVTADNKIRVKNLSAYGNTSDRFSPFLADTTHSSSDNSGPDKTISETPASVGYSPVATGIDKLISEFAQCGLTQLPEKEKQISSPVVNKKRMKSQQHVRNSRPQDEIASKGIPSKGKRINTRGRSAQEAVLKESHRPLQGQILCEKDLHASDMVIESNYFSSQSNNPVNSKSVHRNKLNTIHNPKVQGLLTKRKFRPLNKASLGRSTKRERNQGEEIFSHNEFRYCKNTFENQNLFHVFNFLEQNPNAFCGPQAQAEVASWYLRGTAKKSLVSKVNNSPITLRSQKKQKGDKLKSDAIVSKQHVTTRANSLTSWKKAVFPEDITHHSVQNYVQKWLQNINPHSALQPRTSAPICRNERSVLNCNNSGLPGNNSHISSGKGSNFESNRHITKNASLTGHNLDKELGTSFDKGNSEELTNVLYENQVESLRDAYLLSFNGCCPLSQSTLGGHNTKSQASAEKLGPEVSLVYRDVSLATKGQSVEAAIQVDLMEEDTPKDLLPVRLLRQLQASVLGIHKTQNGVVPVSGLLTDVPFPSPICNSSTNVLLAWLLVLNLKGGMNTFCQGDAHKTTSRTSETLALLEVLKHIAVTEEADDLKAAVASLVESTTSDFGFTEKEQDMVPIGLSASCSTPSVQLVPKCVENEKTQKISSLDGDCSASGDCVSKVSVSEVTCSPCKMCTVNETSPPKEACPLSDDSFPSDGCTMDEASMRKACFLGEVCSLSDAMSSHKACAYEEEHPCETACPVDEPYIPIKVCNTSDFLNSKENTYTDNLELTEKLERIDEVQKDLNILADHGCKHGFNPWISDQNISKLSHCDFFQNATEPELNREHSSLDEFKNCSLKKFQDKNAYTSFDNEESKTSEEPGSITNSMTSNERNISELESFEELENQNTDIFNTKINSGEQTTEESIQKELETSKNLDLIKVYSKSLTEEGRWNGVICETIGRRLATPSSLVFCYDSKQNTEKEVSEGEAKMREKNMVERMDTGSFAESPLHFKNCFRSSVTSDWSDYRQDSENEQSYKTSSGGPSDSGQEIAQEKEYNKGFVKRTIEKLYGKAELIKPSFFPGSARTSQVCPSNSVEFQCAGKGGLYDSQSQSFGSSEQASSNSSVLQKFQEERQNKCDFDVRASCHGEDIVEHCTEQNDQNRVLRDREEGVLIDKGKWLLRENHLLRVSSFENSGTCGSGDTTSVDTLLDNNSNEAPYSHFGNLAPGSNMAELSSSELEELTQPPELRCNYFHMPHCSDSEPFCEDFLDVDNKTCAKERIPNHHAEKDNNRSGRVCASVTHVFTSADNKVHPVPDDTIKNQPLPGNSGFHGVLQEGDSLDKLYTICGQHCPILTVMIEPLNEEHRGFAYCKDSDIENSLSLKLWMKIHPYLLRSNKSMFRDEDNKASNREAFIDNTISSVFDWLYFSNTFDLMDKRRKRSNFVDLEEDTNLNEFQSYLGNFLHTLLLVVGDVNSNTQDLSNQTKEIFEVVDENNNFLNNRFQSSRTNLNQVVRENSYHFSFEMLGQTCLFCQVKTSSDTSNRNILGIFYIFKDENLFIWEEANQLN encoded by the exons atga tgAGCACACATGCGCCTTCAAGCCCAAGGTCCCAGatttattctgtttcttctgACAAAATGCAGAGTAATGATTGCTACTCagaccatttttttccttctgaaaactACTTAgccttagaaaaaaatgattctcaGAATTTATTGATACATCCTTCTGAAGATGATGTTGagaaatcaattatttttaatcaagATGGCACTATGACAGTTGAGATGAAAGTTCGATTCAAGATAAAAGAGGAGGAAACCATAAAATGGACAACCACTGTCTGTAGAGCTGGTCTTTCTAATAATGATGAAAAGAGTGCGATAAGCAGTTTTCCAGGAAGAACAGATGATCGATCATCTGGTTTAAAGCTTACAGCATGTTCATTGTCTGCAGATGTCTCACCTCTGGAGAAAGACAATAATCAAGAGAGCAGTTTGGCAGAGGAGATAAACCCTCAAATGACAGACCAAGAGTCTGAAGCTTGCAGTACTGCTAGTTGGGAGAATGCTCTTATGAACACAAACACCATTCAGGGAACTCAGGATCAAGCGAAGCACCATTTTTATAGGCCCCCTACACCTGGACCAAGGAGAGTGAGACAAAAGAAATCTGTGATAGGGAGTGTGACTTTAGTGTCTGAGACTGAAGTTCAAGAGAAAATGATTGGACAGTTTTCCTATagtgaagaaaggaaagatggtGAGAACAAATCTCAGTATCACATGTTCACACATGCTTGCAGTAAAATGTCATCAGTATCTAACAGACCAGTACTTGTTCAGGTTGATAACAATGAACCGGTAGAGtcatctttagaaagaaaaaaagaaagcagactgCTCAAGTCAAGTGCAATAAGTGCTGGTGTTGTAGAAATTACAAGTCAGAAGATGTTAGAGATGTCTCATAATAATGGCTTGCCACAGATTACATCAGAAAACTCAATTGTAGAGGAAGATATAGTTGATAGTGTAACAGCAGACAATAAAATTAGGGTCAAGAATTTAAGCGCTTATGGTAACACTAGTGATAGATTCAGTCCTTTTTTAGCAGATACAACTCATTCTTCAAGTGACAACTCTGGACCTGACAAAACCATTTCAGAGACCCCAGCTTCAGTAGGATACTCCCCTGTCGCCACAGGAATTGACAAACTAATTAGTGAATTTGCTCAGTGTGGTTTAACACAacttccagaaaaggaaaagcaaatttcATCACCTGTTGTCAACAAAAAGAGGATGAAATCTCAGCAGCATGTGAGAAATTCCAGGCCTCAGGATGAGATTGCATCTAAAGGAATCCCCAGTAAGGGTAAGAGAATAAATACAAGAGGTAGAAGTGCACAGGAAGCTGTACTGAAAGAGTCACATCGTCCCCTTCAAGGACAGATACTTTGTGAGAAAGACCTCCATGCAAGTGATATGGTAAttgaatcaaattatttttcttcccaaagtAATAATCCTGTGAATTCTAAGAGTGTccatagaaataaattaaatactatTCATAATCCTAAGGTTCAGGGACTTTTAACCAAAAGAAAATTCAGACCACTAAACAAAGCAAGCTTAGGAAGAtctacaaaaagagaaaggaatcaaggagaagaaatattttcccaTAATGAATTTAGATATtgcaaaaatacttttgaaaatcaaaatttatttcatgtatttaatttccttgagcaAAACCCCAATGCTTTTTGTGGACCACAGGCTCAAGCAGAAGTAGCATCTTGGTATTTGAGAGGAACAGCAAAAAAGAGCTTAGTTTCAAAGGTTAATAATTCACCCATAACTTTAAGaagccagaaaaaacaaaaaggggataAGTTGAAATCTGATGCTATTGTAAGTAAGCAACATGTCACAACAAGGGCAAATTCCTTAACTTCCTGGAAAAAAGCTGTTTTTCCTGAGGATATTACCCATCATTCAGTCCAAAATTATGTACAGAAATGGTTGCAGAACATAAATCCACATTCAGCTTTGCAACCTAGGACATCAGCTCCAATCTGCAGAAATGAAAGGAGTGTGTTAAACTGTAACAACAGTGGTCTTCCAGGAAATAATTCCCATATAAGTTCTGGAAAAGGAAGTAATTTTGAAAGTAATAGGCACATAACTAAAAATGCCAGTTTGACGGGACATAATCTAGATAAAGAGTTAGGTACATCTTTTGACAAAGGTAACAGTGAAGAACTTACAAATGTTCTTTATGAGAACCAGGTTGAATCTCTGCGTGATGCTTACTTGCTTTCCTTTAATGGATGTTGTCCTCTGTCACAGTCAACTCTTGGTGGTCATAATACTAAAAGTCAGGCTTCTGCTGAAAAGTTAGGACCAGAGGTAAGCCTTGTTTACAGAGACGTAAGCTTAGCTACAAAAGGGCAAAGTGTAGAGGCTGCCATTCAAGTTGATCTTATGGAAGAGGACACTCCAAAAGACCTCTTACCAGTCCGGTTGCTTCGCCAACTGCAAGCTTCAGTTCTTGGTATTCACAAGACTCAGAATGGAGTTGTTCCAGTGTCAGGTCTACTTACAGatgttcccttcccttctccaatATGTAATTCCTCCACTAATGTTCTTCTAGCTTGGCTCCTGGTGCTAAACCTAAAGGGAGGTATGAATACCTTCTGTCAAGGTGATGCTCACAAGACTACCAGTAGAACTTCAGAAACACTGGCACTGCTGGAGGTTCTGAAGCATATtgctgtcacagaggaagctgATGACTTGAAGGCTGCTGTTGCCAGTTTAGTGGAGTCAACCACAAGTGATTTTGGATTCACTGAGAAAGAACAGGACATGGTTCCAATAGGTCTTTCTGCAAGTTGTTCTACACCCAGCGTTCAGCTAGTTCCTAAGTGCgttgaaaatgagaaaacacagaaaatctCCTCTTTAGATGGAGACTGTTCTGCCAGTGGAGACTGTGTCTCTAAAGTCTCTGTTTCAGAGGTGACTTGCTCTCCATGTAAGATGTGCACTGTGAATGAGACCTCTCCCCCAAAAGAGGCTTGTCCCCTCAGTGATGATTCTTTCCCTAGTGATGGCTGTACCATGGATGAGGCCTCCATGCGTAAGGCTTGTTTTCTAGGAGAGGTCTGTTCACTTAGTGATGCCATGTCGTCTCATAAGGCTTGTGCTTATGAGGAAGAGCATCCCTGTGAGACAGCTTGCCCAGTTGATGAGCCCTACATTCCCATCAAAGTCTGCAACACCAGTGactttttaaattccaaagaaaacacatataCTGATAATTTAGAATTAACTGAAAAGTTAGAACGTATTGATGAAGTTCAGAAAGACCTAAATATTTTGGCAGACCATGGGTGTAAACATGGCTTTAATCCATGGATATCAGACCAAAATATCAGTAAGTTAAGCCATTGTGACTTTTTCCAAAATGCAACTGAACCAGAACTCAATAGGGAGCATAGTTCTCtagatgaatttaaaaattgttctttaaagaaatttcagGATAAAAATGCATATACATCTTTTGATAATGAAGAATCAAAGACTTCTGAAGAACCAGGCTCAATAACCAACAGCATGAcatcaaatgaaagaaatatttcagaattgGAATCTTTTGAAGAATTAGAAAACCAGAACACTGATATCTTTAATACAAAGATAAATTCAGGAGAGCAAACTACTGAAGAATCAATCCAAAAGGAATTAGAGACTAGTAAAAATCTGGATTTGATCAAAGTCTATAGCAAGAGCCTTACAGAAGAAGGAAGATGGAATGGTGTAATTTGTGAGACAATCGGTAGGAGGCTGGCAACACCATCATCTTTAGTATTTTGCTATGATTCTAAGCAAAATACTGAAAAGGAAGTCAGTGAAGGAGAAgctaaaatgagagaaaaaaatatggtgGAACGCATGGATACTGGAAGTTTTGCAGAGTCccctcttcattttaaaaactgcttcaGAAGTTCAGTGACTTCTGATTGGTCAGATTATAGACAAGACAGTGAGAATGAACAGTCATATAAAACATCCAGTGGTGGCCCCAGTGACAGTGGTCAGGAGATTGCCCAAGAGAAAGAATATAACAAAGGATTTGttaaaagaacaatagaaaaactCTATGGTAAAGCAGAGCTGATAAAACCGTCTTTTTTTCCTGGGTCTGCACGTACATCTCAGGTCTGTCCTTCTAATTCTGTGGAATTTCAGTGCGCTGGGAAAGGAGGTCTTTATGATTCTCAAAGTCAGTCATTTGGCTCTTCTGAACAGGCATCCAGTAATTCATCTGTGTTGCAGAAATTTCAGgaggaaaggcaaaataaatgcGATTTTGATGTGAGGGCCAGTTGTCATGGAGAAGACATTGTGGAGCATTGCACAGAACAAAATGATCAAAACAGAGTCCTCAGGGACAGAGAAGAGGGAGTACTGATTGACAAAGGCAAGTGGCTCCTGAGAGAAAATCATTTGCTAAGAGTATCATCTTTTGAAAATTCTGGCACATGTGGCAGTGGGGACACCACATCAGTGGATACTCTACTTGATAATAACAGCAATGAGGCACCATATTCACATTTTGGAAATTTGGCCCCAGGCTCAAACATGGCTGAACTGTCCTCTTCAGAATTGGAGGAACTGACTCAACCCCCTGAACTGAGATGCAATTATTTTCACATGCCTCATTGTAGTGACTCTGAGCCTTTTTGTGAGGATTTCCTAGATGTTGATAATAAAACTTGCGCTAAGGAGAGAATACCAAATCACCATGCAGAGAAAGATAATAATAGGTCAGGAAGAGTATGTGCATCTGTCACTCATGTCTTTACATCTGCTGATAACAAAGTCCATCCTGTCCCTGATGATACTATTAAAAACCAGCCACTGCCTGGTAACAGTGGATTTCATGGTGTACTTCAGGAAGGCGACTCTTTGGATAAACTCTATACTATTTGTGGTCAACACTGCCCAATCCTAACTGTGATGATTGAGCCTCTAAATGAGGAACACCGAGGATTTGCATATTGCAAAGATTCTGATATTGAAAATTCATTGAGTCTCAAATTATGGATGAAAATACACCCATATTTACTACGGTCAAACAAAAGCATGTTCAGAGATGAGGACAATAAAGCAAGTAATAGAGAAGCATTTATTGATAATACCATTAGCAGTGTATTTGATTGGCTTTATTTCAGTAACACATTTGACTTAatggataaaagaagaaaaagatctaaCTTCGTGGACTTAGAGGAAGACactaatttaaatgaatttcaatCATATTTAGGGAATTTCTTGCACACATTATTGTTAGTCGTGGGTGATGTGAATTCAAATACACAAGACCTCAGTAATCAGACAAAGGAAATCTTTGAAGTAGTTGATGAGAATAACAACTTTTTAAACAACAGATTCCAGAGCTCAAGAACAAATCTCAATCAAGTAGTAAGAGAAAATAGCTATCATTTCTCCTTTGAAATGCTTGGCCAAACTTGCCTATTTTGCCAAGTTAAGACATCCTCAGATACCAGCAACAGAAATATAttaggaatattttatatttttaaagatgagaatctTTTCATTTGGGAGGAAGCGAACCAGTTAAATTGA